The Streptomyces fungicidicus nucleotide sequence GGCACCACGTCCGTGGCGACCAGGGTGCCCTGGGCGTTGGGTATGCGGACGTACTCGGCCTGGCAGGTGCTCATGAACTCGCGGTGCAGGCAGTTCGACGGGAAACCGTTGCGGCAGTTGGCACAGGTGTTGTCCGAGGTCGCGAACGAGCCGACGACGAACTGGCCCGGCTTCACCGCCGTGACCTCGGAGCCGACCTCCTCGACGAAGCCGACGTACTCGTGCCCCATCGGATGGGCGTCGCCGATCGGCTCCAGGCCGCGCCAGGGCCACAGGTCGGAGCCGCACACACAGGTGACGGCCGTGCGGATGACCGCGTCGGTGGGGTGGAGGATCTCCGGGTCGTCCAGCGTCTCGAAGCGGACGTCACCGGGGGCGTGGATCACTGCGCCGCGCATGGGGGTTCCTTTGCTCACATGGATTCGGACCTCTGTGGACGGTCCGCGTACGGCCGCCCCCGGGCGGAAGGCCGGGGACAGTGCCGTCTCCTCCAGGTAACCCCATCGGCTGCGGCCAACCAGGCACCGAGCCTGGAGATGGCGGCCGAACCCGGCCTCACGGTCACCATCTACACGGCGGAACCCGGCTCCCCCTCCGAAGAGGGCCTGCGCCTGCTCGCCTCCTGGTCCGCGACACGGGAAGCCCTCGCCGGACCGCAGCGGGAGGACTGACCGGCCCCCGGGGCGGGCGGCGCCCGAAGTGCTCGCGCGGCTGTGAGCAGGCAGTCTGTGAGCAGCGCGGAGGACGCCCGGCGCGCGCCTCCGCGGCGCCTCGTGGTGCCCGCACGGGCTACTCACCTCGAAAGGTCCCTGTGATGCAGACCCTCACCCTCAACAACGGCGTCGAGATGCCGGCCCTGGGACTCGGCGTCTTCCAGACCCCGCCCGACGAGACCAGGGCCGCTGTCGCGGACGCGCTCGACCTCGGCTACCGGCACATCGACACCGCCGCCGCCTACGGCAACGAACGCGAGGTCGGCCAGGCCGTCCGCGACTCCGGGGTGCCGCGCGACGAGATCTTCATCGAGACGAAGATCTGGATCAGCGACTTCGGGTACGACGAGACCCTGCACGGCTTCGAGAAGAGCGCCGCGAAGCTGGGGGTGGACCGTCTCGACCTGCTGATCCTGCACCAGGCCCTGCCGTCGGAGTTCGACAGGACCCTCGCCGCCTACCGCGCACTGGAAAAGCTCCTCGCCGACGGCAAGGTGCGCGCCATCGGCGTCAGCAACTTCATGGTCGACCACCTGACCACGCTGCTGGACGCCACCTCCGTCGTGCCGGCGGTCAACCAGCTGGAGATCCACCCCTACTTCCAGCAGCGTGCCGTGCTCGACTTCGACGACCGGCACGGCATCCTCAATCAGGCGTGGTCGCCGATCGGGGGGATCACCTTCTACCCGGGCTTCGGGGAGGACCGCAGGAGCGTCCTCGAGGACCCGGCCGTCACCCGCGTCGCCGAGGCGCACGGCAAGAGCCCCGCCCAGGTGCTGCTGCGCTGGGGTCTGCAGCAGGGCCGCTCGGTCATCCCCAAGTCCACCAGGCGCACCCGCATCGCCGAGAACATCGACGTCTTCGACTTCGAGCTCACCGCGGCCGAACTCACCGCCCTGGACGCGCTGGAGACCGGCCGGCGCGGCGGCCCCGAACCCGAGGACGTCACCCTCGCCGACTTCGGCCGCGCCGTCCCCGAGGCCTGACCCGCCCGGCGGCGGGCTGCCGGCGGCGGTCCTGTTCCGTGACCGGCTCAGGTCCGCACCGGCGGCGGCCTGTCCCCGGCCGCCCGCGCCGCAACGGCGCAGAACCCGGTCGTGGGCTCGCCACGTGAGGATCCGACCGGACGTGGGTCAGTCGATGCCTTCGACGATGCGGAAGTCCCGCTCGACGCCGTCGGAGAGGGCGACCAGCGCCTCCTGGTAGGACGCGCTCTCGCGCGCCGCGACGGCCTGCTCGAAGCTGTCGAACTCGATCAGGACGGTGCGCTCGGCGATTCCGGCGTCGTACGCCACGACCCGACCGCCACGGACGAGGACCCGGCCGCCCCCGGCCGCGACGGCCAGGCGGGCCAGCTTGTTGTAAGCAGCCAGCTTCTCAGGGTCCGAGATGGTGCGGTAGACGCTGACCCAGTAGCCCTTGGGCATGGAACCTCCGGTGTCGGGATGAGTGCATCTGACTTACGGGGTGGTCCCGGACGAGCGTCGGCGGGCGAGAGCGAGGCTTGTCAGCGTCGTGATCGCCATGGCGCCGATGCCGACCAGCGCCGCGGTGGTGTAGGCGCCGTCGTCGGGGAAGAGGTGGCCGGGGCCGGTGCCCGCGGCGAGGATCAGGCCGCCGATGGCGCTGCCCAGGGAGTACCCGACGCTGCGGACGACGTAGTTGAAGCTCATGGCGCTCGACGTCTCGCTCCTGGGGGTGACGGCCAGGATGACGCCGGGCATCGCGGCCGAGAAACCGCCGACGCCGAAGCCGAGCACGCCCATCGCCACGAACAGTTCGGCCAGGTCCGACCTGGCCGCCGCGAACAGGGCGAACCCGCCGCCGACCACGACGGCGCTGCCCGCCAGGAGCAGAGGGCCGGCGATCCGCGTCCGGACCCGCGGCATGAGCTTGCCGGCGACGAACCCCAGCACCGAGAACGGGATGAGGACCAGCCCGGCGAGGAAGGTCGTCAGCCCGAAGCCGTAGCCGGCGCCGTGCGGCGTCTGCGCGTACCGGGTGATGAGCGTGAGCAGGAGGTACATGCCGATCCCGCCGACGAACATGGCGAGGTTCGCCCCGGCGACCGCCGGGTGCCGCACCGCCCGCACGTCGACCAGGGGCGTCGTGCTGCGCAGTTCGACGACGGCCCAGACGCAGAGCAGCACCACCGCGACGACGGCAAGGCCCGCGGCCACGGCGAGGTGGCGGCTCCACAGAGTCCGTTCGCCGGCGAGGAACAGCACCAGGAGCAGCGCGGCGGCCAGGACGACCGCGCCTGCCACGTCCACGCGGGCGGAGCGGCCTTCGGGGGCTTCGGGCATGGAGCGCCACGCGGTCAGGAGGGCGGCGGCGGTGACGACCAGGCCGAGGCCGTAGGCGGCCCGTACCCCGCCGAGCTCGGCGAGCAGTGCGGCCAGCGGGTAGCCGACGCCGGCCCCGATGATCGAGACCACCGAGATCAGGGCGATCACTGCCGCGCCGCGCTCCTCGGGGAGGTGGTCCCGGGCCACGCCCATCATCAGCGCCGTCAGCCCGAGCCCGACGCCCTGGGCCGCCCTGCCTGCCAGCAGCCACGCGAACGGCAGCGGCAGCACGGTGAGCACGCTGCCGGCGACGACGACCGCCAGCGTGGCGAGGATCGTGGTCCGCCGGTGCGGGCCGGCTCCGAGCCGGCCCAGGACCGGCGTGGCGACGGCGCCGCTGAGCAGCGCGATGGTCAGCGTCCACTGCGCGCTGCCGAGCGAGACGTGGAACGAGGTCGCCACACTGGTGATGAGCGGCGTCCCCAGGCTGGCGACCGCCGCCACGACCAGAGCGACGAACGTCAGGGCGGGGACCAGCAGCCGCGGTTCGGAACGCGCCACCGGGAACGCCTTCTCCGCGGCCCCGCCCACCGGTTGCCCGGTCACTGCTTCGGCCTTTCGCGGGCCTGGCTTTCGAGCTCCGCCAGATGCTTCAGGGCCGGAAGGGCCGCCACCAGCGCCTCGACCTCGTCGCCGGTGAGCCCGCCGATCAACCGCTCGAACGCGTGGACGCCCGCCTGGCGCCGCGTCCGGACATAGGAGGCGCCGGCCTCGGTCAGGCACACCAGAGTGACCCGCTTGTCGGACGCGTCGCCCCGCCGCTCGACCAGGCCGGACTCCTCCATCACCCGGACCAGGGCGGTCATCGCGGGCTGGGTGACGCCCTCGACCGCGGCCAGATCGGTGATGCGCCGCGGGCCGGTCCGGTCCAGCGTGGCCAGGGTGGCGGCGGACGTCAGGCTCATGTCCCGGGGCAGGCGTCTCGCGGCTCTGGTGGCCAGGCCGTAGAGGGCTTCCCCGATGGCGGCGGACGCGCCAGGAGCGGTGTCTTGACGACTCATGCCCGAAGCATAGCCTTTTTATATTCATAGTTTATGGAAATCGCGGACTGGTACGGGCGGCCTCGACGGCGGTGGCCAGTGGATCGCGGGGTGCGCGGCCGAGCAGGTCGGCGAGGTCGGGTGCGGTGCCGTCCAGGAAGCCGTGCCGGACGCCGGTGGCGATCGAGGCCAGCATCGGCGGCTGGAACGGCAACAGCCCCGGCGTCTCGAGGAGCCTGCGCCGGTACTCGCCCAGGCTGATGGCGCGGTGCGCGACACCGAGTCCGCCGGCCACCTGTCCGGCCGTGACCGGTGTGCCGACGAGGTCGTAGACGCGCCCGCCGTGAGGTGCGGGATCCGACGCCACCACCGCCGCGGCCTCGGCCAGGTCTTCTCGCGCGACCGCGGCCAGCGCACCCTCACCGAAGGCGGACTCCACACCGTCACCGGCCCACATCAGCAGGCCCCCGAAGAGTTCGGCGTACAGGCCGTTGCGCAGGATCGTCCACGGCACCCCGCTCCCCCGCACCAGGCGCTCGGTCGCCCGGTGCGCGAGTGCGAAACCGAGGTGATCGCCGGCGGTGGTCAGGCTCGTGTAGACAACATGACCGACGCCGTCGCGGACGGCGGCGTCCAGGACCGCCGCGTGCCGGGCGACGACCCGGTCGTCCTCGGCATAGCCGGCGGAGACGAGCACCAGAGTCGACACACCGGCGAGGTCGAGGTCCGCGGGGTCGTCGAAGTCGAGACGCCGCATCCCCTCGCCCGGCGTGCGGCTGCCGCCGCTCGCGACGGCACCGCGGGCGTGCAGCGCCGCAAGTGCGGCCGAGCCGAGGTTCCCACGCGCTCCGGTCACCAGAATCATGATCACTCGCAGTCTTCCGTCGTGGTTCCGATCAGTAACTACGCTTGATCCTCGACCGCACTCTCACCGGCCACAAGAAGGCAGTCCGATGTCACTCACGCACACCGCGGTAACCACCACCCCCGCCGAACTGGACCCGTGCGGACGCGAAGACCACCCCGACTGCGGCATCCGCGACGTCCTGGACCGCATCGGGGACAAGTGGTCGGTGCTCGTGATCGTCGAACTCGCCGGGGGGCCACGCCGCTTCCGTGAACTGCAGCGCGCCGTCGACGGCATCTCCCAGCGCATGCTCACCCTCACCGTGCGCAGGCTCGAACGCGACGGCCTCGTGCTGCGCACCGTGTACCCGACCGTCCCGGCCCGGGTCGACTACCGCCTGACCGGGACCGGGGCCGGCCTGACCCACTTGGTCAAGGCGCTCGCCGACTGGTCCCTCGCACACCGTGACGTCATCGCCGAGGCGCGGCACGCGTACGACCGGGCCCACCCCGACCACGACATCCGCTGACACGAGCAGCGGGATCGAGCCCCCGAGGCCGCCCGGCGGGTTCGTGGGAGCATGCCGTCCCATGACCCCACACGACTTGACGGCCGAGGTCCGGCAGCTGCTTCACGAACTCTGCGTCGACCTCGGCTTCTGTCTGCCGCCCGAGGAGCGTCGGCGCCTGCGGGAAGCACCGCCGGCCGACGCGGACGGCTTCACCGGCGCCGTCTTCGCGGCGGAGGGCTTGGACCCCGGCCCGCATTCCGAGTTGTGGCGCCAGGTTCGGGACCGGGTGGAGCGGCACATGCGCAGATGGGGCGAGCCGCGTATCCATGTGACGGATTGGGACGAGACCGACGGCCGGGGCGTGCCCGCGGTCTTCGTGCACAACATCTTCACCTGGGGCGGAGACGACCTCTACGGCTTCGCGGCGCAGCGTCCACTGGCCGACCGTCACCGTCTGCTGCTGGTGGACCGGCGCGGTTACGGTCGCAGTCCGGACACCGCGCGCGGCGACTTCGAGACCGACGCCGACGACGTCGTCGGCCTGCTCGGCGAACCGCGTTCCGGCCCGGACGGGCACCAGGGGCCGGCGCATCTGGTCGGTCACGGCAACGGCGGGGTGATCGCCATGCTCGCCGCCGCCCGCCGCCCCGATCTGGTCCGGTCGCTGACGCTCATCCAGCCGTCCGCCTTCACGGCCGCCGCCGAGCACCCCACCGTCGCGGCGATGCTGGAACGCGTGGCCGGGACGGCTCCCGGGCACCTGCCGGAGTCCGTGACCGCGGCCGAGTTCCTGCGCGCCTCCACCGAAGGCATCGGGCTGCCGATGCCGGAGCCGACCGCACGGCGGCTGCGGGCGGTGGCCACGTCGATGCGGGAACGGCCCATCTGGGAGGCGAACGTTCCGCTGGAGCCGCTGCGTTCCGCTCCATGGCCGACGCTGATCGTCTGCGGTACTTGGGAGGACGCCCCCACCCTCTACCGCACCCACGTCGGCGAACCGCTGATGGCGTGCGCCGAGGTCCTCACGGACGCCCTCGGCGCCCGGTTGCTGCGCGTCCCGGGTTTCTACCCGCACACCCAGCATCCGGACGCCGTCAACGCGGCCCTGCGACAGCATTGGGGCATCCGGTGATCCGGGCCGCGTGCATGCCGCCGCCGGACCACCGGAATGACCGCATCACCGCCTGCGGGGCCGGCCGGTGCCGATTCCCGCCACATGCAGCGCCAGGGCGGTCAGCCCCAGCAGCATGACGTTCACCGAAGAAAACACGTCGTTCGTGCCGATCTCCGCCGCGTTGATGAGGAACGCGATGAAGAACAGGACCGCTGCGACTATTCCGACCATGACAAGCTCCCTCTCCTCAGGATGAAGCCCGTATGCCCGCCCAGCGCGCTCGCAGACCCACCGGAACCGGAACCGCGCCGGAAGAGCCTCACAGTCGCCGGACGCGCAGCACACAGCTCCGCATGGGCAGGGTGCACTCACCGCGGGACGTTTCCGGTTGGGCCTGGGCGGTGGTCAGGGCAGGGTCCATTTCTGGTTGGGTCCGGTGTGGCAGGTCCACAGATGGACCGGCGTCCCGTCGTTCCACGTACCGCCCGAGGCATCCAGACACTTGCCCGACTGCGGATTGCGGACCGAACCGTCCGACTGCGCCGACCACTTCTGCGCCCCCGTCCCGTTGCACGTCCACAACTGCACCCGCGTACCGTCCGCACTCCCCCCACCCGAGACGTCCAGACACTTCCCCAACACCCTCAACGAACCGTCACCCGCAACCGACCACCGCTGCGCCACCGTCCCGTTGCACGTCCAGAGCTGCACCCGAGTACCGTCCGCCGTACCGGCATCGGCCACATCCAGACACTTGCCACCGACACCCCTCACCTCACCCGTGCGCGGATCGGAAGGGGTGCCGGCCTGCTTGATCCGGATGTTGCGGAAGGCCACCTCGTCGCCGTCTCCGTGGTTCTGCAGGCCGATGTGCCCCTGCCGCAGGCTGCGCGCCGGGTCGGTGTTGGTGAAGTCGTTGATCCTGCGGCCGTTGAGGAAGAGCTCCAGCCACTCCCCGGTGACGCGGATCTCGTACGTGTTCCACTCCCCCGGCGGGTTCAGCGCCGCGTCGCGTGCCGGCAGGTCGGCCGACTGGAATCCGTACACGGCTCCCGTGGTGCGGTCGGCGGCGTCGGTGGCGTCGATCTGGATCTCGTAGCCGTTGTTCACCGCCGACCACGGGTCGTCGGACGACGGGAAGCCCACGAACACACCGGAGTTGTCGTCGCCGCTCGCCTTCCAGTCCAGTTTCAGGGAGTAGTCGCCGGTGATCTCCCTGGCGTCGTACCAGAGCAGGCCCAGACCGCCGTGCGAGGTCAGGGTGCCGTCGGCCAGGGTGAAGCCGCCGGGTCCCGCCTGCTTCCAGCCCGTCGTGCCGGTGCCGTCGAACAGCGGCGTGTAGCCGGTCTCCGGGCGGCAGTCGGCCTGGGTGGTGCCCGCGGCCCAGCGGATGCCTCCGAGCAGGTGCCGGCGGAAGACGGGATCCGCGTAGGACTCCTCGGTGTGGCCGCCGCCTGTGTAGAAGGCGCGGCCCCCGGCGTAGTCCTTGCACCATGCGATCGGGTGGTCTCCGGACATGCTGCCGCCGGAGTAGCTGGACTCGTCCAGCGAGGCGAGGACGTGGGCGGTGGTGCGGGGGTTGGTGCGGTAGTTGTACCACTCGTCGGTGCGCTGCCAGGTGCCGCCCAGATGCGCGGTGGCGTCGTGCGCCCGGTCCTCGACCTCGACGGTGGCCTGCTGGATGGCCGGGTGGGACTGGAAGAGGGCGCCGGCCAGCCCTTCGTAGAACGGCCAGTCGTACTCGGTGTCGGCGGCTGCGTGGATGCCGACGTATCCGCCGCCCGCCCCGAGGTACTGCTCGAAGGCGGTCTGCTGGGTGGGGCCGAGGACGTCGCCCGTGGTCGACAGGAAGGCCACGGCCCGGTACCGGGCCAGGTTGGCGGTGGTGAAGGCCTGCGGGTCCTCGGTGGCGTCGGCGGTGAAGCCGTTCGCCGCTCCGAGGTCGCGCAGTGCGGTGATGCCCTCGTCGATCGAGGAGTGGCGGAAGCCCGCCGTCCGGGAGAAGACGAGGAGCCGGTACGCGGGGTCGGCCGCCGCGGCCGCCGCGACGTCCGCGGTGCGGGCGGTGTCCTGTGCGGCCGGTGCGGCCTCCGTCAGGGTCGCGGCCTGGAGCGTCAGGCAGAGCACGGCACCTGCGCACAGGCGGAGCGCCGTCTTGAGAGGGGTACGCATCGTGGGTCGCCTCCTGGCTACGGCAGGGTCCATTTCTGGTTGGGTCCGGTGTGGCAGGTCCACAGATGGACCGGCGTCCCGTCGTTCCACGTACCGCCCGAGGCGTCCAGACACTTGCCCGACTGCGGATTGCGGACCGAACCGTCCGACTGCGCCAACCACTTCTGCGCACCCGTCCCATTGCACGTCCACAACTGCACCCGAGTACCGTCCGCACTCCCCCCACCCGAGACGTCCAGACACTTCCCCAACACCCTCAACGAACCGTCACCCGCAACCGACCACCGCTGCGCCCCCGTCCCGTTGCACGTCCACAACTGCACCCGAGTACCGTCCGCCGTACCGGCATCGGCCACATCCAGACACTTGCCACCCACACCCCTCACCTCACCCGTGCGGGTGCCGTCGGCGGAGGTGGTGAAGGAGAACTCGTCGACGTCGAAGAGGGCGCCCGCGCCGCCCTTGAAGACGAGGTGGAGGGTGGTGGGTCCGGCCGGCTGGTCGCTCAGCGGCGCCGTGACGTCCGTGAAGGTCTCCCAGCCGCCGGTGACCGGCACCGTGGCGGTGCCGAGCAGGGTGCCTGCGGGTGATCCGGCGCGGACCTCGAGGGTGCCGCCGGAGCCGGCCGAGGAGACGCGGGCGGTGAAGCCGGTGGTGTTGTCGAGGCTGTAGGGAGTGAAGGAGATCCAGTCGCCGTTGTGGATCTCGCCGACCGTCCTGCCGCCGTGTGCGGAGGCGTGGTTGACGACCTGGACGCCGGCGGAGTCTCCGTAGTGCTCGGCCTGCCGGTGGCTGGGCTGGGTGATGTGCTGGTCGTGCGCGGTGAGCGCGGGCTGGCCGCCGGCGCCCTTGTCGGTGTACTCGGCGTCGACGACGCCGAAGATGTTGGCGTTGGGGTCGTGTTCGCCGTCGGCCAGGGTCCGCAGGGTGCCGGTGCAGCCGGTGGCCGAGGTCTGCGGGTGCCCGTGGCTGTCGTGACCGACGATGAAGGTGACCTTGACCTTGGCGCAGTCGATCGTGCCGTCCTCCGGGTCGGTGACCGTCACCCGGAACGGGATGGCGTCGCCGAAGTCGTGGATCCGTCCGTCGGCCGGGGTGTCGAGCCGCACGGTCGGTGCGGTGTTGCCGACGGTGATCCGGACGGAGGCGGTGGCGGACTTCCCGGTGGGGTCGGTGACCTTCAGCGTGGCGGTGTACTGGCCGTTGACGGTGTAGGTGTGGGAGGGGTCGGCCGCGGTGGAGACGGCGCCGTCGCCGAAGGTCCAGGCGTGGGTGAGCGCGCCTCCGTCCGGGTCGGAGCTGCCGGCCGAGGAGAAGCCGACGGTGAGCGGTGCGGTGCCGGAGGTGGTGTTCGCCCTGGCCTGGGCCACCGGGGCGCGTCCGCCGGTCACGTGCTCGATGCGGTAGAGGGCCGAGTTGGCGTCGCCGTTGAAGTAGCCGGTGCCGTAGTCGAGGACGTACAGCGCGCCGTCCGGGCCGAAGGCCATGTCCATCACCTGGGTTCCGCTCCAGGGGAAGGCGTTGATGGACTGTACGGTTCCGTCGCCGCCGGTCTCGATCCGCTTGATCCAGCGGCGGCCGAACTCACCGGCGAAGAAGTCGCCGTCGTACTCGGCGGGGAACTTCACCTCGGAGGTGGAGCCGGCGTCGTAGCGGTAGACGGGTCCGCCCATGGGCGACTCGGATCCGTTGCCGAACTCGGGGACGGATCCGCCGTCGTACGGGATCCAGGCGGGCTGGGCGGGCGGCAGGTCGGTCAGGCCCGTGTTGCGGGGTGAGGTGTTCTTCGGTGCCGCGCAGTCGAAGGACGGGCCCGAGGCGCCGGTGCCGAAGTCGTGGTCGGTGTACGCGTCGTTCCTGCCGGTGCAGTAGGGCCAGCCGAAGTTGCCGGCCCTGGTGATCCGGTTGAACTCGACCTGTCCTGCGGGGCCGCGGGAAGCGTCGGCGGTGCCGGCGTCCGGACCGTAGTCCCCGACGAGGACGGCGCCGGTGGCCTTGTCGACGCTCATCCGGAAGGGGTTGCGGAAGCCCATCGCGTAGATCTCGGGCCGGGTCCTCGCGGTGCCGGGTGCGAAGAGGTTGCCCGCCGGGATGCCGTACGTGCCGTCGGCGTTCACCTTGATGCGCAGGATCTTGCCGCGCAGGTCGTTGGTGTTGCCCGAGGAGCGCTGGGCGTCGTAGGCGGGGTTGCGCGAGGCGCGCTCGTCGATGGGCGTGTAGCCGTCGGAGGCGAAGGGGTTGGTGTCGTCGCCGGTCGACAGGTACAGGTTGCCGGCCGCGTCGAAGTCGATGTCGCCGCCGACGTGGCAGCACAGTCCGCGGGAGGCGGGCACGTCGAGGATCTTCTTCTCGCTGCCCGGGTCCAGGGTGCCGTCGGCCCTCAGGACGAACCGGGACAGCCGGTTGACGCCGTCGAACGGGGTGAAGTCCGAGGCGTTCCCGTCGGCCGGGGCGTCGCCGGCCGGCGTGCCGAGCCGGGGGGCGTAGTAGAGGAAGACGAAGCGGTTGGAGGCGAAGGCCGGGTCGACGGCGACGCCCTGCAGGCCCTCCTCGTCGTGGCTGTACACCTCCAGCCTGCCCGCCACGGTGGTGTTGCCCGCCGCGTCGGTCAGCCGGAGTGTGCCGTCGCGCGAGGTGTGCAGCACCGAGCGGTCCGGCAGGACGGCCAGTGTCATGGGCTCGCCCGTCTCGGCCACTCCCTTGGCGAGGGTGACCTGCTGGAAGTCCTCGGCCGCGGCGGCGGAGGACTCGGCGGGGACGGCGGGGGTTCCGGCGGGGGCGGCGGCGGCCGGGCCCAGGGGCAGCGTCAGGCCCAGGGCACACACCGCGGCCGTCAGCAGTGTGCGGACGCGTCTGAGTCCGAGCGGTTTCGTGCGCACGGATGTCTCCAGGGATATGGGGGGTGGCGGCGGTCCCCGAGGGGCCCGCCGTGAAGGAGTACGGGCGCGCGCCGTCGCGCCGTCGGACGCCGGTCCGTCACCCGGGCGGGCTCATGACCGGTTCATTTCAAGGAAGTTAGCGGGCCGGGTACGAACGCGTAACCCCTTTCGCACGCGGTCCCGCGTCTTCTTCCTCGCGTGGGACAAAGTGCCGTCCCGGCGTGAGCGGGACGCGGGGAGGTCTCAGGCCGTCCCGGCGCCGGCCGCGTGACGGTCGTCGCCGCCGGTCAGGGTGCGGGCGAGCGGCACTCTCGAGAGGGCCGACACACCCGCGACGATCAGGGCGACGCCCAGCAGCTGCGGAAGCAGCCACCAGCCCCCGCGCACGTACTCGGCGTAGATCGTGACCCCGAGGGCCAGGCTCACGCTCGCGTCGCCGAGTGTGATCGCCGGCTGGGAGGCGACGAGGGGGCCCGCCTGCATCGCGTTCTCCAGGAAGAACAGCGCGGACACGCCGAAGAGGGCGAACCCGTAGGTCTGCCAGGCGGTGAGGAACGCGACGACGCCGTCGTCGTCGAGGGTGTGCATCGACGCCTTCATCAGCGCCGCCGTCACGGCGTACGCGACGGCGGTGGCGAGACCGAAGCACGCGGCGCGCCCCCGCCCCTCGGGCCGGCGGATCCCGGTGAGCACGAGGCCGGCGATCGCCGCGACGCACACGGCGAGCGCCGGGATCCACAGGTCCATCGGCACATGGGTCCGGTTTCCCTCGGGTGACGCGGCGCCCAGCGCGACGGCGAGCCCCGCGACCACGGCGCAGACGGCCGCCCAGCCGGCGCGGGACAGCCGCCCCCGAAGCAGCAGCGTGCCGATCACCAGCGTGAACGGCAGCTCCAGCACCAGGAGCGGCTGAACGACCGTCAGCGGACCTGTGGCGAGCGCCACGGCCTGGCAGAGCGCGGCGGCGATGACGGCGGCGATGACGGCGAGCCAGACACGGCGCCGCAGCAGGTCGAGCATGAGTCCGGCGCGCAGCTTGTCGGACCGTGGCACGGTCAGGGCGGCCTTGCGCTGGAGCACGGTCGCGAGGGCGTTGCTGAGCGCGGCTCCCAGCGCGAACAGGGCCGGCAGCAGGATGTCCACCGTGTGGGTCCTCCGGGATGACGAGACGCCCCTCCCCCGTTCCCTGCCATGGTGACCCGCCCTGCCCGCTGCGCGCGGACGCGCGCGGGGCGTGTCGCGAAGTGTCCGCGCGGGTCCGTCAGGACGCGGGGGCGCCGAAGCGGGCCCGCCACAGGTCGCGGAGCAGTCCGATCTCGGCCATGTGGTGGATGAACTCGAGGCAGGACCCCGTGAGCACGGCGGC carries:
- a CDS encoding lectin translates to MRTKPLGLRRVRTLLTAAVCALGLTLPLGPAAAAPAGTPAVPAESSAAAAEDFQQVTLAKGVAETGEPMTLAVLPDRSVLHTSRDGTLRLTDAAGNTTVAGRLEVYSHDEEGLQGVAVDPAFASNRFVFLYYAPRLGTPAGDAPADGNASDFTPFDGVNRLSRFVLRADGTLDPGSEKKILDVPASRGLCCHVGGDIDFDAAGNLYLSTGDDTNPFASDGYTPIDERASRNPAYDAQRSSGNTNDLRGKILRIKVNADGTYGIPAGNLFAPGTARTRPEIYAMGFRNPFRMSVDKATGAVLVGDYGPDAGTADASRGPAGQVEFNRITRAGNFGWPYCTGRNDAYTDHDFGTGASGPSFDCAAPKNTSPRNTGLTDLPPAQPAWIPYDGGSVPEFGNGSESPMGGPVYRYDAGSTSEVKFPAEYDGDFFAGEFGRRWIKRIETGGDGTVQSINAFPWSGTQVMDMAFGPDGALYVLDYGTGYFNGDANSALYRIEHVTGGRAPVAQARANTTSGTAPLTVGFSSAGSSDPDGGALTHAWTFGDGAVSTAADPSHTYTVNGQYTATLKVTDPTGKSATASVRITVGNTAPTVRLDTPADGRIHDFGDAIPFRVTVTDPEDGTIDCAKVKVTFIVGHDSHGHPQTSATGCTGTLRTLADGEHDPNANIFGVVDAEYTDKGAGGQPALTAHDQHITQPSHRQAEHYGDSAGVQVVNHASAHGGRTVGEIHNGDWISFTPYSLDNTTGFTARVSSAGSGGTLEVRAGSPAGTLLGTATVPVTGGWETFTDVTAPLSDQPAGPTTLHLVFKGGAGALFDVDEFSFTTSADGTRTGEVRGVGGKCLDVADAGTADGTRVQLWTCNGTGAQRWSVAGDGSLRVLGKCLDVSGGGSADGTRVQLWTCNGTGAQKWLAQSDGSVRNPQSGKCLDASGGTWNDGTPVHLWTCHTGPNQKWTLP
- a CDS encoding DMT family transporter; its protein translation is MDILLPALFALGAALSNALATVLQRKAALTVPRSDKLRAGLMLDLLRRRVWLAVIAAVIAAALCQAVALATGPLTVVQPLLVLELPFTLVIGTLLLRGRLSRAGWAAVCAVVAGLAVALGAASPEGNRTHVPMDLWIPALAVCVAAIAGLVLTGIRRPEGRGRAACFGLATAVAYAVTAALMKASMHTLDDDGVVAFLTAWQTYGFALFGVSALFFLENAMQAGPLVASQPAITLGDASVSLALGVTIYAEYVRGGWWLLPQLLGVALIVAGVSALSRVPLARTLTGGDDRHAAGAGTA